The Prevotella melaninogenica genome has a segment encoding these proteins:
- a CDS encoding GH92 family glycosyl hydrolase gives MNRKFLLVLLLSLSFLSLMAAGKGGEEPVDLVNPFIGTSNFGTTNPGAVCPNGLMSVVPFNVMGSDLNKYDKDARWWSTPYEYHNVFFTGYSHVNLSGVGCPEVGSLLLMPTTGKLNVDYKEYGSTYEKEVAHPGYYSNYLKKYNVKTEVTATPRSSVARFTFPKGESHILLNLGEGLTNESGAMVKKVSDTEYEGVKLQGTFCYNPQAVFPIYFVMRVSKKPTEAGYWKKQRPMTGVEAEWDVDNGKYKLYKTYNKELSGDDIGVWMNFNTEADEQIEVQLGVSFVSMANARENLDAEQRGKNFDAIRAEVRTKWNDDLSRILVEGGTKTERTIFYTALYHTLIHPNILQDVNGQYPAMEGDEIRTVKEGNRYTVFSLWDTYRNVHQLLTLVYPNRQRDMIRSMIGMYEEHGWMPKWELFSRETYTMEGDPAIPVITDSWLKGLRGYDINKAYEAFRKSALTKGSENPLRPDNDEYMEKGYVALHEKFDNSVSHALEYYIADNALSRLATALGKKDDARLFHNRALGYRHYFSKEFGLLRPLIPDGTFYKPFDPKQGENFEPSPGFHEGNAWNYTFYVPHDVMGLAKLMGGQKNFVNKLQSVFDKGYYDPANEPDIAYPHLFSYFKGDEWRTQVQTRRLLKEYFKNAPEGIPGNDDTGTMSAWAVFNMIGFYPDCPGDPSYTLTSPVFDKVTIRLDKTQWGRDNLLIETVRPNDEAVIIKKIELGGKPLNRYRITNDELLKAGVLKFYLK, from the coding sequence ATGAATCGTAAATTCCTATTAGTACTACTTCTTTCCTTGTCTTTCCTCTCGCTGATGGCGGCTGGTAAGGGTGGGGAAGAGCCTGTTGACCTTGTCAATCCTTTTATCGGAACATCTAATTTTGGTACAACCAATCCGGGAGCAGTATGCCCTAACGGACTGATGTCAGTTGTACCATTCAACGTAATGGGTTCCGATTTGAATAAATATGACAAGGATGCACGCTGGTGGTCAACTCCTTACGAATATCATAACGTCTTTTTCACTGGTTATTCTCACGTCAACTTGAGTGGTGTGGGCTGTCCAGAGGTAGGCTCATTGTTGCTTATGCCAACGACAGGAAAGTTGAACGTAGACTATAAGGAGTACGGAAGTACATACGAAAAGGAGGTTGCACACCCTGGTTATTATTCTAATTATCTGAAAAAGTATAATGTGAAAACAGAGGTGACAGCTACTCCTCGCAGTTCTGTTGCACGTTTCACATTCCCGAAAGGAGAAAGTCATATCTTGCTGAACCTCGGTGAAGGACTCACAAATGAGTCGGGTGCCATGGTGAAGAAGGTGAGCGACACAGAGTATGAGGGCGTAAAGCTGCAGGGTACATTCTGTTATAACCCTCAGGCTGTATTCCCAATTTACTTCGTGATGCGTGTCAGTAAGAAGCCTACAGAGGCTGGTTATTGGAAGAAACAGCGTCCGATGACAGGCGTAGAAGCAGAGTGGGATGTCGACAATGGCAAGTATAAGCTCTATAAGACCTATAACAAGGAACTCTCTGGCGATGATATCGGTGTATGGATGAACTTCAACACAGAGGCTGACGAGCAGATAGAGGTGCAGCTGGGTGTGTCATTCGTAAGTATGGCAAACGCCCGTGAGAACCTTGATGCCGAACAGCGTGGAAAGAACTTCGACGCTATTCGTGCCGAGGTGCGTACTAAGTGGAATGATGACCTCTCTCGCATCCTCGTTGAGGGTGGTACAAAGACAGAGCGCACCATCTTCTATACAGCTCTTTATCATACGCTTATCCACCCAAATATCCTACAGGATGTCAACGGACAGTACCCTGCCATGGAGGGTGATGAGATTCGTACGGTGAAGGAGGGCAATCGTTATACGGTCTTCTCACTCTGGGATACCTATCGCAATGTGCATCAGCTGCTTACGTTGGTCTATCCAAATCGTCAGCGCGACATGATTCGTTCGATGATTGGGATGTACGAGGAGCATGGCTGGATGCCAAAGTGGGAACTCTTTAGTCGTGAGACTTACACGATGGAAGGCGACCCAGCTATCCCTGTTATCACTGATTCTTGGTTGAAAGGTCTGCGTGGTTACGATATTAACAAGGCTTACGAGGCATTCCGCAAGTCGGCTTTGACAAAGGGAAGCGAGAACCCGCTGCGCCCAGATAATGACGAATACATGGAGAAGGGATATGTAGCCTTGCACGAGAAGTTCGATAACTCTGTTTCTCATGCCCTCGAATACTACATTGCCGACAATGCCCTTTCACGTTTGGCTACGGCATTGGGTAAGAAAGATGATGCTCGCCTGTTCCACAATCGTGCCTTGGGTTATCGCCATTACTTCAGCAAGGAGTTTGGTTTGTTGCGCCCATTGATCCCAGACGGCACCTTCTATAAGCCTTTCGATCCAAAGCAGGGAGAGAACTTCGAACCATCCCCAGGCTTCCACGAAGGTAATGCTTGGAACTATACTTTCTATGTTCCGCATGACGTAATGGGACTTGCAAAGCTCATGGGAGGACAGAAAAACTTTGTAAACAAGCTCCAGAGCGTGTTTGACAAGGGTTATTACGACCCAGCCAACGAGCCTGATATCGCTTATCCTCACCTCTTCTCTTATTTCAAGGGCGACGAGTGGCGTACACAGGTGCAGACACGCAGACTCTTGAAGGAGTATTTCAAGAATGCTCCAGAGGGCATCCCGGGTAATGATGATACAGGAACAATGTCGGCTTGGGCAGTGTTCAATATGATCGGTTTCTATCCTGACTGTCCGGGTGATCCATCTTACACGCTCACTTCGCCAGTCTTTGACAAGGTTACTATCCGTTTGGATAAGACACAGTGGGGCAGAGATAATCTCTTGATTGAGACTGTTCGTCCAAATGATGAGGCTGTTATTATTAAGAAGATAGAATTAGGTGGTAAGCCATTGAACCGCTATCGCATTACGAATGACGAACTCTTGAAGGCTGGAGTATTAAAGTTCTATCTAAAGTAA
- a CDS encoding glycoside hydrolase family 20 protein: MRKKVLLSAVFLLFAAAVSMPVAAQNIIPQPENISLLKGQFKLNKGTKIVTNLTGRDFKMLNQYTSEVLKHPLAYAKNPSKQGTFRLICKGTAQQAAQAMDSVRLQGYELEVTPKGITIQALTPTGLFYGLQTLRQLEKDGQIACVKVKDAPRFAYRGLMIDCSRHFWTKDFLKKQIDAMAYFKLDRFHWHLTDGGGWRMEVKRYPRLTDEASYRTQSDWTKWWMDNDRKYCHKNTPGAYGGYYTQEDIKDIVRYAAARHIEVIPEIEMPGHSDEVVYAYPELSCTGKPYTQSDLCVGKEATYTFMENVLKEVMQLFPSKYIHIGGDEAERRTWKTCPDCQKVMKENHLKDVAELQSHFTHRMEQFLNRNGRKLLGWDEIMEGKLAPNAAVMSWRGTEAGIEAATSKHHVVMAPQQFYYLNMYQDNPMEQPKAQGGYTRLDKTYNYEPIPAAYKGSNLEKYMDGVQACVWTEFIAEPSHLEYMLYPRLFALAETGWTKKRTGYDNFRKRAVVNVDRLKRAGYNAFDLSKEKGSRMESRSVTQHEALGKPVTYLGRYAEKYRAEGDSTLTNGLRGDWGYLEGRWQGFIDSTGVDVVVDMGKVTDIRDVRVDFMHLYESVIYTPETIELMVSDDGKNFKTIDTVRPGIKASEDYLVYPYKWKGDVKGRYVRVKALSREKDAWIFTDEIIVNEK; the protein is encoded by the coding sequence ATGAGAAAAAAAGTTCTTTTGAGTGCAGTTTTCCTGTTGTTTGCAGCAGCCGTCTCTATGCCTGTTGCAGCTCAGAACATCATCCCACAACCTGAGAATATCAGTCTTTTGAAGGGTCAATTCAAACTGAATAAGGGTACGAAGATTGTAACCAATCTTACAGGTCGTGACTTTAAGATGCTTAATCAGTACACTTCTGAGGTGTTGAAGCATCCATTAGCATACGCAAAGAATCCTTCTAAGCAGGGCACTTTCCGCTTGATTTGCAAGGGAACAGCCCAGCAGGCAGCGCAGGCGATGGACAGTGTACGTCTGCAAGGCTATGAGTTGGAGGTAACACCAAAGGGTATCACCATTCAGGCACTGACCCCAACGGGCTTGTTCTATGGTCTGCAGACCCTTCGCCAACTCGAAAAGGATGGTCAGATAGCCTGTGTAAAGGTGAAGGATGCCCCTCGTTTCGCTTATCGTGGTTTGATGATCGACTGCTCTCGACACTTCTGGACAAAGGACTTCTTGAAGAAACAGATTGACGCAATGGCTTACTTCAAGCTCGACCGTTTCCATTGGCACCTCACCGATGGTGGTGGATGGCGCATGGAAGTGAAGAGATATCCTCGATTGACCGATGAAGCCTCTTATCGCACACAGTCTGATTGGACAAAGTGGTGGATGGATAACGACCGTAAGTATTGTCATAAGAATACTCCAGGTGCCTACGGTGGCTATTACACACAGGAAGATATCAAGGACATCGTACGTTATGCAGCAGCACGCCACATAGAGGTAATCCCAGAGATAGAGATGCCCGGTCATAGTGATGAGGTAGTTTATGCCTACCCAGAGTTGTCATGTACAGGCAAGCCTTACACACAGTCAGACCTCTGTGTCGGTAAGGAAGCCACCTATACCTTCATGGAGAACGTGCTGAAAGAAGTGATGCAACTCTTCCCTTCTAAGTATATCCACATCGGAGGAGACGAGGCAGAGCGTCGCACATGGAAGACTTGTCCTGATTGTCAGAAGGTAATGAAAGAGAACCACTTAAAGGACGTAGCCGAGTTGCAGAGCCATTTCACCCATCGTATGGAACAATTCTTGAACCGTAACGGACGTAAACTCCTCGGTTGGGACGAGATTATGGAAGGTAAATTAGCTCCTAACGCAGCCGTGATGTCATGGCGTGGCACAGAAGCAGGTATTGAGGCTGCAACAAGTAAGCACCATGTAGTGATGGCACCACAGCAGTTCTATTATCTGAATATGTATCAGGACAATCCGATGGAACAGCCAAAGGCGCAGGGAGGATATACTCGTTTGGATAAGACTTATAACTATGAGCCAATTCCTGCAGCGTATAAGGGAAGCAATCTTGAGAAATATATGGATGGCGTTCAGGCTTGTGTATGGACCGAGTTCATCGCTGAGCCAAGCCATTTAGAGTATATGCTCTATCCTCGTCTGTTTGCTTTGGCAGAGACAGGTTGGACAAAGAAGCGTACTGGTTACGATAACTTCCGCAAGAGAGCAGTCGTAAATGTAGACCGACTGAAGCGTGCGGGCTATAATGCTTTTGACCTCTCAAAGGAGAAGGGTTCACGTATGGAAAGCCGTAGTGTGACACAGCATGAGGCATTGGGTAAGCCTGTCACTTACTTAGGACGTTATGCAGAGAAGTATCGTGCCGAAGGTGACAGCACACTGACCAATGGTTTGCGTGGCGACTGGGGCTACCTTGAGGGTCGTTGGCAGGGCTTCATCGACAGTACTGGTGTGGATGTAGTAGTCGATATGGGTAAGGTTACGGACATACGTGACGTACGTGTCGACTTTATGCACCTCTATGAGTCTGTTATCTATACGCCTGAAACAATCGAATTAATGGTGTCAGACGATGGTAAGAACTTCAAGACGATTGACACAGTACGACCAGGTATTAAGGCTTCAGAGGATTATCTCGTCTATCCTTACAAGTGGAAGGGAGATGTCAAGGGTCGTTATGTGCGTGTGAAAGCCCTCTCTCGTGAGAAGGATGCATGGATTTTCACAGACGAAATTATCGTTAACGAGAAGTAA
- a CDS encoding GH92 family glycosyl hydrolase yields the protein MAFAATSLFALAQDYTQYVDPFIGTGGHGHVFLGANVPFGNIQAGPTQKKQGWDWCSGYHYSDSTVIGFGQMHLSGTGIGDLGDVSLLPTTNPAQREVKFAHRAEHVTPGYYSVMLASGVRVELTATQRVAFHRYAFPADATKGYVILNLSQGIGWDKMTSCSFKQESAKTVSGYRMSQGWAKDQRVYFVAEFSQTVKLESNERDTIGVFAFDNAEQPLLVKVGISAVSVENARQNMQKELPGWDFRNAVAQAKDEWNRELSKIAIKTQDESARKIFYTAMYHSMIAPSVFNDVNGEYRGADGKTYKGDFTNYTTFSLWDTYRAAHPLMTIIHPEKQRDIAQTMLHIFKEQGKLPVWHLVGNETDCMIGNPGVPVLVDIALKGFDVDKNAVFEAAKASAMLDERGMGLLKKYGYIPCDLDPEHETVAKGLEYALADACIAKLAKELGKTADYKYFSKRSQSYRDFYFDKKTKFMRGVTSTGKFREPFDPFSTVHRQDDYAEGNAWQYVWLVPHDVHGLVAAFGGEKPFVSKLDSLFIVSGDMGADASPDITGLIGQYAHGNEPSHHILYMYNYVGQPWKAADKIRYVLKNLYHDDFDGLSGNEDVGQMSAWYILSSLGMYQVEPAGGKYIFGTPLFDEATVNVGGGKTFRIVAHNNSDKNIYIQSAKLNGKPYTRSYIDFKDIKRGGTLEFVMGSKPSQFGVKPADRP from the coding sequence ATGGCGTTTGCTGCAACCAGTCTTTTCGCTCTTGCGCAGGACTATACGCAGTATGTTGACCCATTTATTGGAACAGGCGGACACGGACATGTGTTCCTTGGAGCTAATGTTCCATTCGGTAACATTCAGGCAGGTCCTACACAGAAGAAGCAGGGCTGGGACTGGTGTTCTGGTTATCATTACAGCGATTCAACAGTCATCGGATTCGGACAGATGCACCTAAGTGGTACGGGTATTGGTGACTTGGGTGATGTATCACTCCTTCCAACTACCAATCCAGCACAGCGTGAGGTGAAGTTTGCCCATCGTGCCGAGCATGTAACCCCTGGTTACTACTCTGTAATGTTGGCTTCTGGTGTTCGTGTAGAGTTGACTGCGACTCAGCGTGTAGCCTTCCATCGTTACGCTTTCCCTGCTGATGCAACAAAGGGTTACGTTATTTTGAACCTCTCACAGGGTATCGGTTGGGACAAGATGACCTCTTGCAGCTTCAAGCAGGAGTCGGCTAAGACTGTCAGTGGCTATCGTATGTCACAAGGATGGGCTAAAGACCAGCGCGTTTACTTTGTGGCAGAGTTCTCACAGACTGTTAAGTTGGAGTCAAACGAGCGTGATACAATCGGTGTCTTCGCTTTCGACAATGCCGAGCAGCCACTTCTTGTGAAGGTAGGAATCTCTGCAGTGAGTGTTGAGAATGCTCGACAGAATATGCAAAAGGAACTTCCAGGTTGGGACTTCCGCAATGCTGTTGCTCAGGCAAAGGATGAGTGGAACCGTGAATTGAGTAAGATTGCTATCAAGACACAGGACGAGAGTGCAAGAAAGATATTCTATACAGCAATGTATCACTCAATGATTGCACCTTCTGTCTTCAATGATGTAAACGGTGAATATCGTGGTGCAGACGGCAAGACCTATAAGGGTGACTTTACAAATTATACTACTTTCTCACTTTGGGATACCTATCGTGCTGCACATCCATTGATGACAATCATTCACCCAGAGAAGCAGCGCGACATCGCACAGACCATGCTTCATATCTTTAAGGAGCAGGGTAAGTTGCCAGTATGGCACCTTGTAGGTAACGAAACCGACTGTATGATTGGTAACCCAGGCGTTCCTGTCCTCGTTGATATCGCACTGAAAGGCTTTGATGTAGATAAGAATGCAGTCTTTGAGGCTGCTAAGGCGTCTGCTATGCTTGATGAACGTGGTATGGGATTATTGAAGAAATATGGTTATATTCCTTGTGATCTCGACCCAGAGCATGAGACAGTTGCAAAGGGATTGGAGTATGCTTTGGCAGATGCATGTATTGCAAAACTTGCCAAGGAATTGGGTAAGACGGCTGATTATAAGTATTTCTCAAAGCGCAGTCAGTCGTATCGTGACTTCTACTTCGATAAGAAGACGAAGTTTATGCGTGGTGTAACTTCTACTGGTAAGTTCCGTGAACCATTCGATCCATTCAGTACTGTTCACCGTCAGGACGACTATGCAGAGGGTAATGCTTGGCAGTATGTATGGCTGGTACCACACGATGTGCACGGTCTTGTAGCTGCCTTCGGTGGTGAGAAGCCATTTGTTTCAAAGCTTGATTCCCTCTTCATCGTTAGTGGTGATATGGGAGCAGACGCCTCACCAGACATTACAGGTCTGATTGGCCAGTACGCTCACGGTAATGAGCCAAGCCATCATATCCTCTATATGTACAACTATGTGGGTCAGCCTTGGAAGGCAGCGGACAAGATTCGCTATGTACTTAAGAACTTGTATCACGACGACTTCGATGGTTTGAGTGGTAACGAGGACGTGGGTCAGATGTCTGCATGGTACATTCTTTCCTCTCTTGGCATGTATCAGGTAGAGCCTGCTGGTGGCAAATATATCTTCGGTACACCGCTCTTCGATGAGGCTACGGTGAACGTTGGAGGTGGTAAGACCTTCCGCATTGTGGCACATAACAACAGCGATAAGAATATTTATATTCAGAGTGCTAAGTTGAATGGCAAGCCTTATACCCGTTCTTACATCGACTTCAAGGACATCAAACGTGGTGGAACACTTGAGTTTGTAATGGGTAGCAAACCTTCTCAGTTTGGTGTTAAGCCTGCTGACAGACCGTAA
- a CDS encoding phosphotransferase enzyme family protein produces the protein MTNFNDVVSQFRIEGTVESVSPIGNGLINETLHVKTVDANTPDYILQRINNAIFTDVDLLQHNIELVTDHIRHKLMEKGETDIERKCLRFVQAKDGKTYYKDADNLYWRVSVFIPNAVTKEEVNPESAFCCGETFGNFQNMLVDLNEPLGETIPDFHNMELRLRQLREAVSADKAGRVASVKDILAELERDADEMCLAERLYREGKLPKRICHCDTKVNNMMFDKDGKVLCVIDLDTVMPSFIFSDYGDFLRTGANHVAEDSDNYDAVGLKEDIFCSFTEGYLSTAGNFLTPVETSHLPYAVALFPYMQCVRFLADYINGDIYYKTKYAEHNLVRSRNQLLLYRDVRRHDQMMADFVKKTLKQ, from the coding sequence ATGACTAATTTTAATGATGTTGTATCACAGTTCCGTATTGAGGGAACTGTTGAGAGTGTAAGTCCAATTGGTAATGGACTGATCAATGAAACACTGCATGTAAAAACTGTAGATGCTAATACGCCTGATTATATCTTACAGCGTATTAACAACGCCATATTCACCGATGTAGACCTGTTGCAGCATAATATCGAACTTGTAACTGACCATATCCGCCACAAGTTGATGGAGAAAGGTGAGACAGATATCGAACGGAAATGTCTGCGTTTCGTACAGGCTAAGGACGGTAAGACCTACTACAAGGATGCTGACAACCTCTACTGGCGTGTGAGTGTATTCATTCCTAACGCTGTTACCAAAGAGGAAGTAAACCCAGAGAGCGCATTCTGCTGTGGTGAAACCTTCGGTAACTTCCAGAATATGTTGGTTGATTTGAACGAACCATTGGGAGAAACCATCCCTGACTTCCATAACATGGAACTTCGTCTGCGCCAGTTGCGTGAGGCTGTTAGTGCTGATAAGGCTGGCCGAGTGGCTTCTGTGAAAGATATCCTTGCAGAGTTAGAGCGTGATGCAGATGAGATGTGCCTTGCTGAGCGCCTCTATCGTGAGGGAAAACTGCCTAAGCGTATCTGCCACTGTGATACAAAGGTCAACAATATGATGTTTGATAAGGATGGTAAGGTACTCTGTGTTATCGACCTCGATACCGTAATGCCAAGCTTTATCTTCTCTGATTATGGCGACTTCTTGCGTACTGGTGCTAACCATGTGGCTGAGGATAGCGATAACTACGATGCTGTTGGATTGAAAGAGGATATATTCTGTTCGTTTACAGAGGGTTATCTCAGTACTGCGGGCAATTTCCTTACACCAGTAGAGACCAGCCATCTGCCATACGCTGTGGCACTCTTCCCATATATGCAGTGTGTTCGTTTCCTTGCTGATTACATCAATGGAGACATCTATTACAAGACAAAGTATGCTGAGCATAACCTCGTTCGCTCACGTAATCAGCTCTTGCTTTATCGTGACGTACGTCGTCATGACCAGATGATGGCTGACTTTGTGAAGAAGACTTTGAAACAATGA
- a CDS encoding carbohydrate-binding family 9-like protein: MKQLEVKRLECQQVKAVDIPALFKDNGVSYNKIDTVDWAAEFPYCPQVEFAIAHVGDAILLHYRVEEDCVRAEAGTDLGPVWQDSCCEFFCSPDEEGGYYNLESNCIGTVLLCNGRGRENRTHAPAAALEQIDRWASLGREPFEMREGQQAWELALVVPVSSYFRHTLENLSGKTIRANFYKCGDKTSQPHFLSWNPIALPSPDFHCPAFFGELNFE, encoded by the coding sequence ATGAAACAACTCGAAGTAAAACGTTTGGAGTGTCAGCAGGTGAAAGCTGTTGACATTCCAGCCCTTTTCAAGGATAATGGTGTGTCTTACAATAAGATAGACACAGTAGACTGGGCAGCAGAATTCCCTTATTGCCCACAGGTTGAGTTTGCTATTGCACACGTGGGAGATGCTATTCTGTTGCATTATCGAGTAGAAGAAGACTGCGTGCGTGCTGAGGCTGGCACCGACTTAGGTCCAGTTTGGCAAGACTCATGCTGTGAGTTCTTCTGCAGTCCTGATGAAGAAGGAGGTTATTACAACCTTGAAAGCAACTGTATCGGTACAGTGTTACTGTGCAATGGTAGGGGACGAGAGAATCGTACCCATGCCCCAGCAGCTGCTTTAGAGCAGATTGATCGTTGGGCATCTTTGGGTCGTGAGCCTTTCGAGATGCGAGAGGGTCAACAGGCATGGGAACTCGCTCTCGTTGTTCCTGTTAGTTCTTACTTCCGTCACACGTTAGAGAATCTCTCAGGAAAGACGATAAGAGCCAATTTCTATAAGTGTGGTGACAAGACATCGCAACCTCATTTCCTCTCTTGGAATCCCATTGCTTTGCCTTCTCCCGACTTCCATTGTCCCGCTTTCTTTGGTGAACTGAACTTTGAGTAA
- a CDS encoding ISAon1 family transposase translates to MESTAESITSIGAHYGVNGKLLSTQYKEHFSDYRSWDQLSHAQDWLLFEDNIGENLSIDETCLSSGEVYTFLTNKARKGRKGTLVAVVKGTKAEDVIQILKTINLSKRETVKEITLDLSSSMMRIARAVFPKALITNDRFHVQKLYYDALDDMRIAYRWMARDKENEEIKEAKSKGKEYIPFRYSNGDTRKQLLARAKFILTKHKTKWTETQKGRAQIIFEHYPTLKKAYELAMKLTDIYNIKSIKDAARLKLAKWFNEVEELGVDNFYTVIDTFENHYQTILNFFVNRATNANAESFNAKVKAFRAQFRGVTDIPFFLYRLMKLCA, encoded by the coding sequence ATTGAGTCCACTGCAGAGAGCATCACAAGCATTGGTGCGCACTATGGCGTAAATGGCAAGCTGTTATCCACACAGTACAAGGAACATTTCAGTGATTATCGTAGCTGGGATCAGTTGAGTCATGCTCAAGACTGGCTATTGTTTGAAGACAACATAGGAGAGAATCTAAGTATTGATGAGACCTGTCTAAGCAGTGGCGAGGTTTATACTTTTCTGACCAACAAGGCGAGAAAGGGCAGAAAAGGGACTTTGGTAGCTGTGGTTAAAGGGACCAAGGCTGAGGACGTCATCCAAATTCTCAAGACGATAAACCTTTCTAAACGGGAGACTGTCAAAGAGATAACACTCGATTTATCATCTTCTATGATGCGTATAGCCCGCGCTGTTTTTCCAAAAGCACTTATTACCAATGATAGATTTCATGTGCAGAAACTATATTATGATGCTCTGGATGACATGCGTATCGCTTACCGATGGATGGCAAGAGATAAAGAGAACGAGGAGATAAAAGAAGCTAAAAGTAAGGGAAAGGAATATATACCTTTTAGATACAGCAATGGTGACACGCGTAAGCAGTTGCTCGCCAGAGCAAAGTTCATATTGACCAAGCACAAGACCAAGTGGACTGAAACACAGAAAGGTAGGGCACAAATCATCTTTGAACATTATCCGACACTGAAAAAGGCATATGAGCTGGCTATGAAACTTACCGATATTTATAACATCAAGAGCATCAAGGATGCTGCAAGGCTGAAGCTGGCAAAATGGTTTAATGAGGTTGAAGAGCTGGGAGTGGACAATTTCTACACAGTGATTGACACGTTTGAAAATCATTATCAAACCATACTCAATTTCTTTGTAAACAGAGCTACAAATGCAAATGCCGAGTCATTCAATGCTAAAGTTAAGGCATTCAGGGCACAGTTCAGAGGAGTGACAGATATTCCTTTCTTTTTATATAGGCTTATGAAATTGTGTGCTTAA